Proteins co-encoded in one Gossypium arboreum isolate Shixiya-1 chromosome 11, ASM2569848v2, whole genome shotgun sequence genomic window:
- the LOC108472966 gene encoding desmethylxanthohumol 6'-O-methyltransferase-like, with protein sequence MERIELDEAMLQGQAEIWRYLYSFADSMALKCAVELRIADIIHSNGGPLTLSQIASCINGDLTSPDITTLARIMRLLIRRKIFTVHHPSDGGDLLYDLTHSSRWLLHDSEQTLMPMVLMENHPLQMAPWHYFSQCVKEGGFAFKKAHGCEIWDLASRNPDFNKLFNDGLACTSKFLTSVILSSYKQGLSSIGSLVDVGGGTGGLISEIVKKYPHIKGINFDLPHVVSTAPTYNGVSHIGGDLFHAIPNADAVILKWILHCWGDEDCIKILRNCKKAIPRENGKVIIVEIILKEDGSGVFDEIGFLLDLVMIAHANGKERTEAEWKKILEGGGFSHYKIINIPALASIIEAYPDA encoded by the exons ATGGAAAGAATAGAATTAGATGAAGCAATGCTACAAGGGCAAGCAGAGATATGGCGTTACTTGTACAGTTTCGCAGATTCCATGGCTCTTAAGTGTGCCGTGGAGCTCCGCATAGCTGACATAATACACTCTAATGGTGGCCCCCTCACTTTGTCGCAAATAGCTTCATGCATTAATGGTGACCTTACTTCACCTGACATCACCACCCTTGCTCGCATAATGAGATTGCTCATTCGCAGAAAGATTTTCACCGTCCACCATCCTTCAGACGGTGGAGATCTCTTGTATGACCTAACTCACTCATCGAGATGGCTTCTACATGATTCGGAGCAAACCCTGATGCCCATGGTATTAATGGAGAACCATCCATTGCAGATGGCTCCTTGGCACTACTTCAGCCAATGCGTGAAAGAAGGTGGCTTTGCCTTCAAGAAAGCTCATGGGTGTGAGATATGGGATTTAGCATCAAGGAACCCTGATTTCAACAAGCTTTTTAATGATGGCCTGGCTTGTACATCCAAATTCCTCACTAGTGTAATCCTGTCGAGTTACAAACAAGGGTTGAGCTCCATTGGATCGTTGGTTGATGTCGGAGGTGGGACGGGAGGCTTAATATCAGAGATTGTCAAAAAATATCCACACATCAAAGGTATTAACTTTGATTTGCCGCATGTCGTCTCGACGGCACCAACATACAATGGGGTCTCCCATATTGGTGGTGACTTGTTTCATGCTATTCCAAATGCTGATGCAGTCATTTTAAAG TGGATATTGCATTGTTGGGGTGACGAGGATTGCATAAAAATATTAAGGAATTGTAAGAAAGCAATACCAAGAGAGAATGGAAAAGTGATAATTGTTGAAATAATTTTGAAAGAAGATGGAAGTggagtgtttgatgaaattggATTTCTGCTGGACCTCGTAATGATTGCACATGCCAATGGTAAGGAGAGAACAGAGGCGGAAtggaagaaaatcttggaaggaGGAGGCTTTTCTCACTACAAAATCATTAACATTCCTGCATTGGCTTCCATCATTGAGGCCTATCCTGATGCTTAG
- the LOC108471877 gene encoding receptor-like protein EIX2, with translation MESVAITLFPFLLVIVAICCSFCDANSNVLCIESERNALLKFKNDLVDPSNRLSSWVEGGDCCKWLGVVCHNSTGHINQLHLAAPLPVPHFDAPVAEWEAYHRSKNNSPLRGKIISSLLELKHLSSLDLSNNNFRSNIPKFLGMLRSLTYLNLSHAQFQGGIPYNLGNLSKLQYLDLGGNYLKPKSLQWVSGLSFLQYLDLSYADLRKATDWLQVTFQHPSLLELHLSACSLEDDPSPINVKSTKSLVVLDLSENNFSSVPMSIFGLHGLLSIDLSSNSLEGPISDYFRNISFLEFLDLSGNLLNSFTPNSLFSLNHLQFLNLSSNEIDQNVSEILLSLSICCLDCLESLDMSHNHLFGHLIDQLGHFKNLAHLSLAANNISGPIPLSIGELSSLKFFDVSENQLNGTFPGCFGQLESLETLNLGCNLLEGVVSETHFSNIKRLTTLEASQNRLRFQPNSSWILPFQCQIIKLGQWHLGPKFPRWLKFQKNLSVLDMSNAGISDILPTWFLNLSTQFEHLNLSYNQLKGGISHLNVREFVDLRSNRFTGPLPRVFPALQYLMLSNNSFSGPLFKLVCNPLRKGPMECLAIKGNLLSGEIPDCWNHWRGLDYLNLENNNLTGKIPPSLGHLNLSVLNLRNNDMFGELPSTLQLSTSLIMLDLSDNHFSGSVPTWIGDKLSKLEILSLRSNNFEGHIPQKICQLQSLRILDLGNNNITGSIPKCFSNLSAMANKSNQNSYMFQWSITRTNLFCMRILLVLKGRVDEYSTTLGLVTSMCLSTNRLIGAIPKELGSLVELQSLNLSGNLLIGNIPNEIGNMELESLDLSMNQLNGEIPSSFSNLNFLNHFNVSYNNLTGQIPTSTQLQSFGNFSYMGNHLYGPPLTKNRSTYRTPTNVAYNGSRSEGSNVNWLYVSIVLGFVMGFSSVVAPLFYIRSWRHEYYRKLDHIGRKLYMSLGYYG, from the coding sequence ATGGAAAGTGTTGCAATTACCTTATTCCCATTTCTTCTTGTCATTGTAGCTATCTGTTGTAGCTTTTGTGATGCCAATTCCAATGTGCTTTGCATTGAAAGTGAGAGAAATGCCCTTCTGAAGTTCAAGAATGATCTCGTTGACCCTTCAAACAGGTTGTCTTCTTGGGTCGAAGGTGGGGATTGTTGTAAATGGCTCGGTGTCGTGTGCCATAACTCAACGGGCCATATCAACCAACTGCACTTGGCTGCTCCTCTTCCAGTGCCCCATTTTGATGCACCAGTTGCTGAATGGGAAGCTTACCATCGATCAAAGAACAATTCCCCGCTAAGAGGGAAAATAATTTCTTCATTGCTGGAGTTGAAGCATCTCAGTTCCCTGGACTTGAGCAATAACAATTTTCGTAGCAACATCCCGAAATTTTTGGGTATGCTGCGAAGTTTAACATATCTTAACCTCTCTCATGCACAATTCCAGGGTGGAATTCCTTATAACCTTGGGAATCTCTCAAAGTTGCAGTATCTTGATCTTGGAGGTAATTATCTCAAACCAAAAAGTCTTCAATGGGtttctggactttctttcttgcAGTACCTGGATTTGAGTTATGCGGATCTTCGTAAAGCAACTGATTGGCTACAGGTAACATTCCAACATCCTTCATTGTTAGAGTTGCACTTGTCAGCTTGCAGTTTGGAAGATGATCCATCCCCGATCAATGTCAAATCTACAAAATCACTTGTTGTTCTTGATCTTTCTGAGAACAACTTTTCTTCAGTACCTATGTCCATATTTGGTCTTCATGGTCTTCTGTCCATTGATCTTAGTAGCAATTCTTTGGAAGGCCCAATTTCGGATTACTTTAGGAACATCTCATTtcttgaatttcttgatcttagtGGGAACTTACTCAATTCATTCACACCCAACTCTTTGTTTAGTTTAAATCATCTTCAATTCCTTAATCTTTCGAGCAATGAAATTGATCAAAACGTATCAGAAATCCTTCTGAGTCTGTCTATATGTTGTTTGGATTGCTTAGAGTCATTGGATATGTCACATAACCATCTTTTTGGCCATTTAATTGATCAACTTGGGCACTTTAAAAACCTAGCTCACTTGTCGCTTGCTGCAAACAATATTTCTGGTCCCATTCCATTGTCCATAGGGGAGTTATCATCTTTGAAGTTCTTTGATGTTTCAGAAAATCAATTAAATGGTACTTTCCCGGGCTGTTTTGGACAACTGGAAAGTTTGGAAACTCTAAATTTGGGATGTAACCTATTGGAAGGAGTtgtatcagaaacccatttttcTAATATCAAGAGATTAACAACTCTAGAGGCGTCACAAAACAGGCTCAGATTTCAACCAAACTCAAGCTGGATTCTGCCGTTTCAATGTCAAATTATCAAATTGGGCCAATGGCATCTTGGCCCGAAGTTTCCCCGATGGttaaaattccaaaagaatttATCTGTTTTAGATATGTCCAATGCAGGAATTTCGGATATCTTGCCCACTTGGTTTTTGAACTTGTCCACTCAATTTGAACATTTAAATCTTTCATATAATCAACTTAAGGGAGGGATTTCACATTTGAACGTGAGAGAATTTGTTGACTTGAGATCAAACCGATTCACAGGCCCATTGCCAAGAGTATTCCCAGCTTTACAATATTTAATGTTGTCAAATAATTCATTTTCAGGTCCACTTTTTAAATTAGTTTGTAATCCATTAAGAAAGGGGCCGATGGAATGTCTTGCCATTAAAGGAAATCTTCTCTCTGGAGAAATCCCAGATTGCTGGAATCATTGGCGAGGTTTGGATTACTTAAATTTGGAAAACAACAATTTGACCGGGAAAATCCCACCTTCTTTGGGACATTTGAATCTTTCCGTGCTAAACCTTCGTAACAATGACATGTTTGGAGAATTACCATCTACGTTGCAACTTTCTACGAGTTTGATTATGCTTGATCTCAGTGACAATCATTTCAGTGGGAGTGTACCAACATGGATTGGGGACAAACTCTCAAAACTTGAGATTCTAAGCCTTCGATCGAATAACTTTGAGGGACACATTCCTCAAAAAATTTGTCAACTTCAATCTCTTCGGATCTTGGACCTTGGCAATAACAACATTACAGGATCTATTCCAAAATGTTTTAGTAATTTGAGTGCAATGGCTAACAAAAGCAACCAAAATAGCTATATGTTTCAGTGGTCGATTACCCGCACTAATTTGTTTTGTATGAGAATTTTATTAGTGCTGAAAGGACGAGTGGATGAATACAGTACCACACTAGGACTTGTTACGAGCATGTGTCTTTCAACTAATAGACTCATAGGAGCAATCCCAAAAGAACTTGGAAGTCTTGTTGAGCTACAGTCATTGAATCTATCAGGGAATCTCCTAATAGGAAATATACCAAACGAAATTGGCAACATGGAATTGGAATCTCTTGATTTATCGATGAATCAATTGAATGGTGAAATCCCTTCAAGTTTTTCGAATTTGAATTTCTTAAATCACTTCAATGTCTCCTACAATAACTTGACAGGACAAATCCCAACAAGCACTCAGCTTCAAAGCTTTGGAAACTTTTCTTACATGGGCAATCATCTTTACGGACCTCCTCTCACTAAAAACCGCAGCACATATCGTACTCCGACTAATGTTGCATATAATGGAAGCAGAAGTGAAGGAAGTAACGTGAATTGGCTTTATGTCAGCATAGTTCTTggctttgtaatgggattttcgAGTGTAGTGGCTCCCTTGTTTTATATCAGGTCTTGGAGGCATGAATACTATCGAAAGTTAGACCATATTGGTCGAAAGCTATATATGTCTTTGGGCTACTATGGGTAG
- the LOC108471878 gene encoding uncharacterized protein LOC108471878, which produces MKEEEIVKQYSDRIMAVVNSIRLLGEQFSEAKIVEKSKGEPIDWRSIKKVPSKPKEDQPQNPLPTRGRKPGKTSLEQMVKKDIHPAHTAKGMGHAEKFYRNKGKQRPNQTQQPRAKAQVAKEESDQEERVFAVSCSSTKRKATKGWLIDIGFTNHMTPNAAIFKSIDRSFKTRVKVGNGHVIKAEGKGDVLIDTPTGTKLVTNVLFVPDIDRNLLSIAQLLEKGYSVVFKGK; this is translated from the exons ATGAAGGAAGAAGAAATAGTGAAGCAATACTCAGACAGAATCATGGCTGTAGTAAACAGCATAAGGCTACTTGGAGAACAATTTAGTGAAGCAAAAATTGTGGAGAAG AGCAAAGGAGAGCCAATAGACTGGAGGAGCATCAAGAAGGTGCCTTCCAAACCAAAAGAAGACCAGCCACAAAATCCTCTTCCTACAAGGGGAAGAAAACCTGGAAAGACAAGCCTAGAACAAATGGTGAAAAAAGATATCCACCCTGCCCACACTGCAAAAGG GATGGGCCATGCTGAAAAATTCTACAGAAACAAAGGCAAACAAAGGCCAAATCAAACTCAACAGCCAAGAGCTAAAGCTCAAGTGGCAAAAGAAGAAAGTGATCAAGAAGAACGAGTCTTTGCTGTCTCTTGCTCATCTACCAAAAGAAAAGCCACAAAAGGATGGTTAATTGACATTGGTTTCACAAACCACATGACCCCTAATGCTGCTATTTTCAAGTCAATTGACAGAAGCTTCAAAACAAGGGTGAAGGTTGGAAATGGACACGTCATCAAAGCTGAAGGCAAAGGAGATGTGCTGATAGACACTCCTACAGGTACCAAACTTGTTACAAATGTCTTGTTTGTGCCTGATATTGATAGAAACCTACTTAGCATTGCTCAGCTGCTTGAAAAAGGATATTCAGTAGTATTCAAAGGCAAATAA